GAGAGGCTGCAGACCTGGGCTCACGGCCCAGTCTCCCTCCTGAGGCTCCAGCGCCTCTTCTGGAAGCAGCGCTGTGACCAGCAGGTGGCAGCACTCTCACGTTCAACAGTCTGTGCCTCGGCAAAATGAGGGGCCTTTGTTCTGAGCCAGAGGCTGTGTCACCAAGAGAAAGGCCCTGAGGGGCCAGCTAATCAGCCTGTCCTTAGCTGACCTCCATCAACGTGAGCGAAGTGGACAGTCTCTGGCAGCGTGATACCATGAGAACAACCTTAGCAAACAGCAGAGACAGCACAGTCTCAACCCACCCCTGCCCATCTTGAGGGCCTGGCCTGGGGCTGCCTCATAAAAACAGGTGGAGCTCCATTCAGGAAGGGAGCTAAGTGCCAAGCGTGGTGCTTCCAGTGCTAAGAAGGAAACGACTCCTGCTTGCTCCCACCACCAGCCATGCTGTGGTGCCGCCTGCCTTCTCTGCTGACTCCGTGGGTGCTCAGTTCCACCAGGTGACCAGCTGTTCCAGCTTGCCCAGGACTGTCCTGGTTTTAGTACTGAAAGTCCCAGGTCCTGGGAAACTCCCTGTCCCCAGGCAGCAGGCCAGCTGGCCATCGGAACTCCTAGTCCCCGTCCGTGTGCAAtgcctgcctggcacacagtaagcactttCGATGGCGTTGCTGCTGCAGGAGAAGGCAAAGCAGAAGTCAGGTGGGACTATAAGAGCTGACTGACCCAGATAGACAGGTTAGTTAGTTAATTGATATTGattgattaatttatttagaggcagtgtcttactctgtcacccaggctggagtgaagtgtcatgatcatggcttgctgtaaccttgacctcctggctcaagagatcctcccacctcagcctccaagtagccagtaccacaagcacatgccaccatgcctggttaattaaaaaaaaatgtttgtagagatggggtctcactatcttgccctggctggtcttgaactcctgagctcaagtgatcctcctaccctggcctccccaaagtgctgggattatgggcgtaaGCCAACACACCCTGGCCTCATTCCATTGGTAAAAGGTGTTCCCTTTGCTTTTGGTCAGAGGTAAGAGCCAGAATGTGTGAGGGGGAATCCTCAAAACAGTCCCTTTCTTCTCCAGCTCACCTCGTATCTTTgacctccctccctcttccttctctcttacGCTCGCCTGCCTGACTCAATAATCTCACCCTCCCCAGAGTCCAGTGGCAGAGAACTCTGTGTTCCAAGGAAGGGTGGAGCCTCTTCGAATGGGCAGGTGGCAGGGGTGGTAAAGAGGACAGGCCAGAGGAGGGAATGAGGCAGGCCAGGAGGTACTTCAGCCACCTAGACATGGAGCAGCGGGATTTAGGCAGCCCAAAGATCTGTGCGAGGTTTCCTGGAGccctcccactcctgcccccACATCCGAGCAGGGACGTGCacattcctctctcctcctctaaCTCAAGCCCCATTGTGCTGTGGCTTATCTGTTCACGTCACTGTTGACCCCTCCAGATGGTTCACTCGGACTCCCAGTGCCTAGCTTGGGGAGTCAGGCACGGCAAACACCACCCTGCGCTATGGCTTGAAGGAGGCCAGAAAGCTTTGCTTAAGCCAAGGCATGTGTGAGAAACTTGCAAATCCTTCTTCCCTGCTCTGGGCATGGGGAGAAAAGGCAGACTTCTCGCTGTGGCCCTCAGGTTCTGCACAGACCGGCTCTTGTCAATTCTCCAGGCTTATCTTGTGCTGCGTTTCCCGGGACTCACTGTGGCCATCATCCTGGCCTTCTGCCAGGCCCTACTAATGCCATGCTCTCTCTCGCCTCAGAGTCTTCACTCAGGCTGTTCTCTCTGTCTGGCCAAGAATAGCAGGCAGGGTCTGGTTTAGACATGGTCATCTAAGAAGCCACTGTGAGCAAGGGAAAGTGAAGCTTTGATCTGGAGGATGTCAAGGGTCATGGCGTCCACCTGGGGAGGAGGTCTGCTCTGACCAGCACACTCCCTGTGGCGGCACCAGCTCTCTGTCACCCTGTTAGGAAGGAGTTAATGGGCACTGACAAAGGCAAACTTCTCATGggctttctgttttaaattttctatataacTGACCACTCCTCATATCAAACTATCATACTCAGCGGATTTGTATTTTCATTCCACTGGTGACAAATTAATGCAGGCATAGCCCTATTCTGGATAAAAATTGACCATCCCAGTGAAATCTTGCTGACTCCTGTCTCTCAGCCAGCACTTGAATTTGGTGGAGACTGCATTAACCCCAGGGTCTCAATAGAGATTCCTAGGTCTTGGAGGTTTCTACTAAAAGGCCCAATCTTCCACCTTACAGAATACAGGCCAGAAGTTTGGGCTACCTCGGCTGCCAGACCGTAGTAAATCAATATTGAGTTTATTGAAGAAATACTGAGTTTATGACATGGAGTTTGCCAAGTAAGCCAAATCCTACACAGAGTGCACAGCAACTCTGGTTATTAAGATCTAGATAAAAACCCAGGCTGgcaactatagtcccagcaactcaggaggctgaggcaggaggattgcttgaacccaggagttcaagaccagtctgagcaacacagcaagaccccatctctagaaaacaaaaaagttcaaAGCTTTGAGGAGGTGGTGAAAGCCTTTATTGGTGTCAAATACTCCAACTCAAGAGCTACAGAAAGATCTTAACTCTTCCAGAGAGGCCATGGTCTCTGTGTAAGGCACTCTGTGTCAGCTCCATGAAGGACACCCAGGAGGTGCACATGCCCAGAGAAGAGTGGCATCTGCTCCCCCCCCACCCTCGAAAGAGCCAGGCGACGATTCCTATGGAAAGTGCTACACCTCACCCAGCTGTGAGCAGCTTCTTCTGGGGtccttgggggtgggggaacCAAATCCCTAGGTGTGAATAGCATTTGGTATTTTCCAAGAGCCTGTGTCTACGTCTGCTTGCTTTTTGGGTTAGCTCCAGCCAATCCCTGTTATttttcacagaggaggaagtaTCCAGCTATGGGGGAAAGTCCCAAGATCTGGGGCCTCGGGGCAGTTACAGGGATGTTGGGTTATGGCTGCTCTTTTCTTTCACCTATTTGTCTAGAAATGCAAACTATTCAGGTTGCCAGTAGCAAAAAGGCCAACGTTGGGGAAGCTAAGGCATGAATGTGGTGAAGGAGAGTTGGAGGAAAAGGCTCAAAGAACCTCTGTTCtgttttgggggagggggtgaCTTCAATCTTGCTCCTTCATTTCTACCTGGCCGAAGAGTCGCCTTGAATGACCTCACCTTCACCCAACCCCCACCCAACCTGCTTATTCACCTACACTGACACCTGCCCTTCAGTAAGAAGCCCCACCCTCCTCAGAACACGAAGTTCTCCCCAGAGTCTGGCAGGAAGATCTGGGGTGTGAAGGGATGAGGGGAGGGCAGTCAGGGCTGGAAGTGAGCGGAAGAAAGGGACAGTTTTATTGCTCCTCTCTCGTACTCTGGCTCCTGCCAGATCTGAGATAgcaggttttaaaaatgaaatgaaaagagctCTTGCTTGTTAGAGTTGGTCATCCTCTATAGACCCCTTtgactctcctctctccttcaaTAACACCAACTCCTGCAGCAACATTTATTGTGTGCTCATGGGGGCCAGGCACTATGTGAGGCTTGGGGCTGGGAGTTGATGCTGTGTTGGGGTCAACAGTCAAGGGAACAGCTAAATTCCAGCACTGTGAAGTTTGGGCCACAGCGAGTGGTGGAAATATAAAAGCTCCCCTCTGAGAATTGGAAAGCATCATATTTTTAAACGACTGTCCCTGGAGTTTACCTTTCTTCTTGAAGGAACCCCAGCGTCCTGTTCCCACGATGCCACCGCTGGAGTCTCAGCCCTGAGGTTGGGCAGGTGGGGGACTGAGCCTGTACCTTCTCTATTTACTGAAGGTGTTCCTGTCTGTCTTACTGCCTATTCACTGCAGTCCCCACAGCTGAAAGTCAGTAGGCAGAACAGTTGACCCCATAGGACCCATTTCTTCAATGAAACAGCCTGTGGCCCAGACAAAAGCCCCTGCATGGGTGGGTGGAAGCTAGGATGCTCTGGTGAGCCCCTTGGCTCCATTCCTGTAGTGGCCACATTGGAATCAAGTCCATTCACTGATGGTCTTAATGTGGACAGAACATTGAATTCATTAATTGTAGatgtaaaaatataatcaaaCATTTCCatctatttcattaaaaatataatcaaacaTTTCCATCCATGTCATTGAGTCCTATCcaacaatgaaaaggaacaaactattgatatatGCAACAACTTCGGTGGATCTCAAAGCAGTTATGAGGTGAACAAAGCCTatctcaaaaggttacatactgtatgacttcattttgtaacttttctaAGTGAAAAAATTCTAGAGATGAAACACAGGTTAGTTGTCAGGAAGGAGCAAGTGTGGCCACAGAGGACAGCGCAAAGCATGGCTTGTGATGAAACAGCCCAACATAGGTGATAAAATTGCATAGagctacacagacacacacagacacacacagacacacacacacacacacacacacacacatgagtacTTGTGAAGTCTGAATGAGTCTGAGTTGTACCAATGTTGGTTCCCTGGTTTTGATAATGCATTATAGTCATGCAAGCTGCTGCACTGGATTGGCCGAGTGAAGTGTCTGTGGGACTTGCTTGCCAATTTTTGATTGTGgtaatatacataacataaaatttactattgtaACTATTTTTACAGGCACAGTTTGGTGactttaaatacattcacattattaTGCAACAAACAtgaccatccatctccagaactttatatatcttcccaaactgaaagtTCATACCAATTAAACAACTCCTCATTCCCCtcacctcccagcccctggcagacACCATTCGAATTGCCATCTCTTTGAATTTGACTACTCGTATAAGTGCCTCAACTAAGTGGAATCACAGAGTTTTTGTCTttgtgtgactggcttatttctcttagcatagTGTCTTCAGGGTTTATCCATGTCATAGAAACATATcagagtttctttcctttttaagactgaatactattccattatatgtatgtatagtagCCCACCCCTCCTTTTCCATAATTTTACTTTCCTTAGTTTCAATTACCCACAGTCAAcagcaatacaaaaatattaaatgaaaaattccagaaataaacaattcataccTTTTGAACTGTGAGTCGTTCTGAGTGGTATAAAAAAATCTTGCTTCATCCTGCTCAGGGCACGAACCCTCCCTTCGTCCAACGTGTCCATCTGTCTACACTCTCCACCCAGTAGTGACTTAATAGCCGTCTTGGTTGTCAGGTTGTCTGCCCCAGTAtcgcagtgcttgtgttcaagtaacccttaatTTACTTAGTAATGGCCGCAAAGCACAAGTGTAGGGATGCTGGCAACTCACATATGCCAAAGAGAAACCacaaagtgcttcctttaagtgaaaaggtgaaaattcttgacttcaggaaagaaagaaaatggtatgCTGAGGCTGCTAAGATCTATAGTTAGGAATGAAtcttctatctgtgaaattgtgaaggggaaaaaagaaattcgtgctagttttgctgtcacaCCTCAAACCACAAGTTACGACCACAATACTGGTAAGTGTTTAGTTAAGCTGGAAAAAGCATACATACCTTCATGCAATTTATGTAGGCGGAATATGTGAACAGAAATGTGTTGCCACTGACAACAGTTGGGTTCGGTACTATCCATagtttcaggtatccactgggggatcttggaatgtatccccccAGGATAAGGGCGGACCACTGTAccacatttatccatttatccatcaatggacatttgagttgtttccaccttttaggTACCTTCTGCAGATTTacaattctttcaaaataaaatgttaaaaagtacaATCAGCAATGAAATCTATGAATTGGCTCACTCTTTCACCTACTGAGTATGTAAATTCGTGTTTGTTGTTGACCTGTTGACTTTTGTACAGTTCCCATCACAGAGACGATTTAAGCTTGGTGGGGCATACAGaacctgattttttcttttctgcttttaaagaaGCAACATGTATGATTGTTCAGAGGATAGTATGTGATGTTCAGTGAGCTTTAATTAACCTGACCCATGACACTATGTACACGCTTAGATCGAGAAATAAGATCTcgattttatttgaggatattcagAGCCCTCTTGCACTGACAGGTGATTTCAGGAGAGACAATGACTTTAACATTGAGCCAGCTCCTGACTGTACAAAATATgaagccattcttttttttttttgagacggagtctcgctctgtcgccaggctggagtgcaatggcacgatcttggctcactgcaacctctgcctcccaggttcaagtgattctcctgcctcagcctcccgagtagctgggactacaggcacgcgccactatgcccggctaatttttgtatttttagtagagatggggtttcaccatgttggccaggatttcTAATGCAACCAGGTAAAAGTAATTAGCAGGAGAAGGGAATGCTTGGCTTTGGAGGACTCATTTGCATTGCAAAGTATTTCCCATTGGTGGCTTGACCAGGCATTTCTCTGTCCAGCTGTGTAATGGTCTCAAGACTGCAGAGCATATTCACGCACAGCAGGGACACCACTTCATGTAGGGGCACTGGACTACCTAAAGTTGGAGGAAGGGACCCTGTGAGTAAGCATAACCTCCTCCTGGGAACTGCATGGCAGTGGGCCTgcaggtggggaggagagggtggGTGCTCACAGGGCAAGACAGAGGCTCAGcaaaaagaatgtgtattgtgGCTAATGCCACTGTCACCTTTCCAAACTTGTTTCTGAAAGGCATCGCATGGAGAGGGGATGCTGACAGGGATGACACAGTCCCAGCTCCAGAAACACCATCAGCTGAACACAGgggtttttcatttctgtgtttttttatgGAGGTTTAGGGGCTTAGTAAACCCCTAAGTAAACctctttatgtgtattttttttttctggggataaaCGCCATACCTTTTCTCAAATCTTCGAGGTCCATGGCCTCTCAATATGTAGAACCTTATGCTAATAACTGCTCCTGGGAGACCTCTCCTCAGGAACTGACTTGACCCACCTTCCTCCCAATGTCGCTGTGGACAGAAGGAAGTCCCTAAATGTGCTCGAGCCTGTCTGATCCAGCTCCTGTGGGAGTCCGTGTTCCTCTCTTCACCCTGTCCTTCCcttgttcttctcttccttccctgtcCGTCTTTGGCTTTGCcgcctctcttcccttcccactgtttttcctccctcctcctagGTTCTCACATCACTTTCGTGTTTGGCTCTCCTGCAATATGGATTTGACATATTAATCATTACAGCAAGCGCTAAAATTCCACTGTGCTTCATTAATCTGGAGGAAAATACTATGTCAGCTGGTAAGTGCTGTAGGGCATGCTCATATGTTTTTCCCGGGGTCCAGGATAGtggaaatttatccatttctatgAGTAACAAAACAGCAGGCCATATGGAAGGCCACAGTGAGCACGGGTGGTggatggacacagggagggtggGAATGTGGATGGGCACTAGTCCTTGAAGGCATTAAGTCACCCATCATGGACCCTCACAGACCCTGGGCTGTTCAAGAACTCTAGTCAGAGAGGTTGAGTTGTAAAATCCTATTAGGATTGCCAAGACCAGAACAGTGTGACTTTAATAAGGTTAAAGTTTGGCATTTTTATGGCTTTCATTATGATAAGGTTTTCAGTCACAAGACAGGGAAAGAGCTAGAGAGGGTCCGTCCAAACGTAGCCAATCAGACCTCAAGGTGTGGCCAGGCATGGCCTCCTGCCAGCTCCCCAGGGGTTCCTCATGCTGCAGCACCGGCTTTCTAGTTGCAGTTTCTGCCCTGCACGTGGAGAAAGCCTGCTCCTATCTCTGGCCTCTGGGACTAACTGGGGAAATGAATCCAGGCAGCTATTTTCAGACAGAAAGAGCCCTTGGCTGACTTAGAAGCAAATGCCCCATCCTTTGGCCAAAGGTGTCACCCTGACCTTGGTCAGTAATTAGGCCACCAGCCACAATGAGAGCAGAAGAGATTGTTCCACTCCCAAATAACTGAGGGGGTTCGATGCTTTGGTTAATACCCTCCAGCCTAGAATGCATACTCTATTGTCCATCTGGATCTGTCCGTCCTTCAAACATCTGCTCCTCTGGGAGACCTTTTCTAATTTCATCCTCCCTTTCTGGCCCCAGGAAGAGTTCACCACTTCTCACTCCCATGGAGCTTAGGCCATACTTCTCAAGCAGCAGCTCTTTCAGTGCCGTGAGTTCCTTGAGAAAGTGCCTTTAGCCCCACCAGATCTGTAGCTCTCCACTCACGATTCACCTGTGCCTTGTTTTTCTTCGAATACTCAGCCCATAGTAGGGTGCCTAACACACAGTAGCTGTCCATAAATGTTGACTGAGAGAAAAATTTAGCTGGAGACACATCCCTTCCACTGGGAAGAGGGCTTAAATGTCATGTCCTCCATGCTTGGATCATCTTTGCCCATGAAGAAcgaaaaaagtttaatttctaaataggTTACTAGTTTCTCGAAGTTGGAATTTGCATGGGTTCATGTATCTATCACATCTACCATCATGTGTCCACTAGTGTAAATTTCAAATGCATTAATAGTCTCATCTATGTCCATTGTGTCATAATGTTGACTTATTTAGAAAATTCTTTATTCAAACTGGACAATTCAAACCAACACCATCAATTATACACCTACCCTGTGTCATAGCCAGCACTAGGCCATTCAGAAATACAGAATTAAGAAGTCCCTGTCCACAAGGAGCAGAGTCTGGTAGCCAAAGAGATATAGTCAAGTGTTAAGTGCATATGAGGTCATGGTTTGCATGCTGGCTGTGTGCTGCCATGCAGGCACACAAAGATAAGGGCACAGCATGTTCCCTTGAGAAGTTTATGGTCCAGCTGAGGAGCTGAGCCATTCACTAATGAAAAACCCCAAATCGCAGCTGAGTATGTACCAGGTATACAGAGACCCCTTAGACCACAGCTCCCTGGATCATGGTGGGTAGCCCCTCTCTGGACCCACAGATGTGTGAGAACCACCAACGGGAGAAGGGCTTGGCCCTTCCTATTGCTTAGAGTCTGATGGACTCCAAAGGCCACTGTGTTTTGGTTCAGAACTGGAGTTTTTCTTACGGACCTGAGACTGATCTGAACCATCAGTGCTGCTATGGAGTGGAACTGACTCTTCAGCTAGGCCCTGGGAGACCCCCCATCAGGGCTGCTTGGATGAGGGATGCCCAGGCCTGGGCTTGACCTCCCAAGGTTATTTTGGACTGTAATGGGTCCTGCTTCCAGCACACCCTCGGCTCAGAACGAGGCCAGAACTGCACTGGATGCTACAGGAGGCAGGAGCATTGGTGAATGACCTTCAGAAGTAGGCAGTGCTGCTTAATGGGGAGGAATCGCCCCCACTTCACCTCCACAGCTCGTCTCATAAGCTCTGCAACTGGAGACGAGGGACCAGTAGAACTCGGAGGATGGCAGCGGGACACTGGAACTGGCCTCCCACGCTGCTCTGACTGGCTTTCCCCGAGTACTCGAGATGTGAGAAGACAGCCAAAGTCACCAGCAAGGGGTTGGGGGCTGAAAATTGTCCCCTGTGCTTGACCAAGGGCCAAGGGACAAAGTAGCAGGGTCCAAGGAGGTACCTCTCTCACATGGAGCAGAATCAGGCTCTATAAGAATAAGCGTTCTCAGTTGGAGGCCCTCCCTGCCAGGGGGAGGGCGATGCTGCTCCCGGCCACCACAGTTCTCTCAGCTGAGCCAAGAAGCAACTCTCCTTTGCCCCTGGCCACTCCTCACTCGTGAATGGGGAGCGTGACTCACATCTGTGGGGAGGGCAGGCGCAGTTAGGTGAGCCTCATTCAAATGCCAGGCAGACGCAAATAGCACGCTTTCCTATGAATAGCTTCCCCAGCTGTTCTGCGGGAGGCTGAGTGCGTCCTTATCCAAAGTACATTTGCCCTGTTCTTATTTATGAGCCGCATCGAGAACCATGGGCTGCCTACCTTTGGCCCCTCAAGGCCAGCTTTGTGTTCTTTGTTCCCTAAAGTCTCACCCAAGTGAAATATTAACTGCTGGTGGGACAAAAGGGCCTGGCGCCTCTGAAGGCAGGGCTGGTGAAGAAGGATGCCTGGAGGGGGTGTTGTTCCCTGACCTGGAATTTTCCATTCCCCTTGTGCTCACATGACCAGGGCAGTGTTTTCTTCAAGTCACAAAATGAAGATGGCTGCCAGGGTGGCTGGTGCTAAAAAACTGGATAGTGGTGGCCATGGCTGTTAATGGCACCATCATCACTGATGATAATAATCTCAGTGGCACAGCGTGATGGAAGCTGTTAGGCCTGAGTGCCCGGAGGCCAGGGCCCTGGCCATGGTTCTGCCTCCACAGCAGCCTGGAGAACCTTGGGGAAGCCACTAGATGCCTTGGCCCTCTACTCCTCAGCTGTAACACGGGGAGGCTGGGAACACAGAGGTCCGTTCCTGCTCTGACAGTCTCTGCGTTTATGAACTGCATTGATAGCTGGTCACAGTAGCTGTATTGTTTTATCTGTGAGGAGTTATTAGGGTGTACCCTCTACTGCCTttgtacctttcttttccttctttccgtCTGCCTCACTGTTACTTGGCCTCATTCCCTTTATCTTACTTCCTTCATCTTTATCTTCAGGCTGAGGACTTCTAAGCTAGACTACACACTGATTGTCTTTTGAATCAAGAGAGCCCAcctctgccacttgctagttctgccacttcctagctatgtgacctaagccaaattattttgtttctctgcatatcaatttcttcatctatagaaAGGAAATCGGGTTAGGGCTTTCGTAAATATCACACATAGTGCCTTGTATATGAAGGCTTCATGGATAGAAGGCAtgacatgtttttgtttgtttgtttgtttgtttgtttgtttgttttttgagacggagtctcgctttgtcgcccaggctggagtgcagtggccggatctcagctcactgcaagctccgcctcccgggtttacaccattctcctgcctcagcctcctgagtagctgggactacaggtgccggccacctcgcccggctagttttttgtattttttagcagagacggggtttcactgtgttaaccaggatgatctcgatctcctgacctcgtgatccgcccatctcggcctcccaaagtgctgggattacaggcttgagccactgcgcctggccagcatgaCATGTTTAACATGTGAAAGTTGGCATACATAAAGAACTCATCCTTCTTCCTGGAGACCtccttctgtctctgtttctgttaCCAGGGATACTGTCCTCCAAATTACTGGGGTTTGGGCTTGATGTCAGCTTGCCTTTTTTGTCACCTTGTTCCCTGCAGTACGTGTCTCCAGAagccttcctttccattcctgtGAGTTCTGACAGTTGTGGGCAGAAGGCCTGCAGGTCCAGGGCAGAGCAGGGGCCTTCACCGTCTGCTGAGGTGGGGGTACTGCCTTTGGGAATCACTGGAAGTTTTACTTACACAGGGACTTTGCCTGGGAGTGGTGAAGGAATTGGTTTAAATCATTGTTGACTGACCAGGATTTCCTGAAGGTGAATGTGGACCTCATTGACTGGGGTCAAACAGACCTGAGTACACTTTCTTGGACTTTGCTGCTGACCTCCTTACTGTCCAGAGTCTACCTGGTGCATTCATGTTCCCTGCACACTGCAGGTTGTACATGAGGATGTCTTTCAGGGTGACACTGGCTTGAAAGTTAAGGgaggcagccaggtgcagtggctcatgcctgtaatcccagcactttgggaggctgaggcaggcagatcccttgaggccaggagttctagaccaggctggccaacatggtaaaatcccatttcTATGGGTGTGGGAGCCT
The genomic region above belongs to Piliocolobus tephrosceles isolate RC106 chromosome 1, ASM277652v3, whole genome shotgun sequence and contains:
- the LOC111549579 gene encoding uncharacterized protein LOC111549579 yields the protein MVSRLQSIFTHSRDTTSCRGTGLPKVGGRDPVLTSLSCLALLQYGFDILIITASAKIPLCFINLEENTMSAGAVGILQQCSVLPVSPGKNCFLSSEQCLHLQASSLSNKRSTSPNL